One Paenisporosarcina sp. FSL H8-0542 genomic region harbors:
- the flhA gene encoding flagellar biosynthesis protein FlhA gives MKIKDYLVLVSVIMIVVMMVIPLPPILLDFLIMINISISLTIILVAMNTKEALQFSIFPTLLLLTTLFRLGLNVSTTRSILTNQTGGEVVETFGSFVVGGSPVIGILVFLILVIIQFLVITKGSERVAEVAARFTLDSMPGKQMSIDADLGAGMISDQEAKKRREKVSQEADFYGAMDGASKFVKGDAIAGIIIVLINIIGGLIIGVVVHKLPIGEAAQLFTLLSIGDGLVSQIPALLISTAAGIVVTRAASEGNLGSDITKQLFAYPKLLYVVAGTLSLFAIFTPISPLLVFPVAGLVAFGGYRMQRTLNAEEEEEKEASNEGQELEGLKSPESVVDLLHVDAIEFEFGYGLIPIADKNQGGDLLDRVIMIRRQCAIELGIVVPVIRIRDNIQLFPNQYVIKIKGNRVASGEIMLDHYLAMSPGVDDESIEGIATVEPAFGMPALWVNEEMKEEAEMAGYAIVDPPSVVSTHLTEVIKKHAHELIGRQEVKTLVENIRENSPAVIEELIPNLMAIGEVQKVLMKLLKEKVSIRNLLVILETLADYSPQTKDTDVLTEYVRQALSRQITLQYTNPNEALQVITAGASLEKKFAESVHRTEQGSYLSIDPEASQIIFQKISEQVNQLQQSGVQPILLTSPATRIYMRQFVEQFAPDLPVLSYNELEPEVEIQSVGVVNISGGVGSFS, from the coding sequence ATGAAAATCAAAGATTATCTCGTCTTAGTTTCAGTCATTATGATTGTCGTGATGATGGTTATTCCTCTTCCGCCGATTTTACTGGATTTCTTGATTATGATAAACATCAGTATTTCCTTGACAATTATTTTAGTAGCGATGAATACGAAAGAAGCACTACAATTTTCAATCTTTCCTACGTTACTCTTACTGACAACATTGTTCCGTCTCGGATTAAATGTTTCTACAACTCGATCTATTTTAACCAATCAAACAGGGGGAGAAGTTGTTGAAACGTTCGGTTCATTCGTAGTCGGTGGAAGTCCCGTTATTGGTATATTGGTGTTTTTAATTTTAGTTATTATTCAGTTCTTGGTCATTACTAAGGGGTCAGAACGTGTGGCGGAAGTAGCAGCTCGTTTTACTCTTGATTCTATGCCAGGTAAACAAATGAGTATCGATGCAGACCTTGGAGCAGGAATGATTTCTGACCAGGAAGCTAAAAAACGCAGGGAAAAGGTAAGCCAGGAAGCTGATTTCTACGGTGCCATGGATGGTGCGAGTAAGTTCGTTAAAGGGGATGCGATAGCTGGTATTATTATCGTTCTCATTAATATTATCGGTGGCTTAATCATTGGAGTTGTCGTACACAAACTTCCAATCGGTGAAGCTGCTCAACTATTTACCTTATTATCCATCGGTGACGGTCTGGTAAGCCAAATTCCGGCATTGTTGATTTCTACTGCAGCCGGCATCGTCGTAACAAGAGCCGCTTCAGAAGGGAACTTAGGTTCAGATATTACGAAACAATTATTCGCTTATCCAAAGCTGCTTTATGTGGTGGCAGGAACTCTTTCTTTATTTGCTATTTTCACGCCTATCAGTCCTTTATTGGTGTTTCCAGTTGCTGGGCTTGTGGCGTTCGGAGGCTATAGAATGCAACGCACACTGAATGCCGAAGAAGAGGAAGAGAAAGAAGCTTCAAATGAAGGACAGGAGCTGGAAGGATTGAAAAGTCCTGAAAGTGTTGTTGACCTCCTCCATGTGGATGCCATCGAATTCGAGTTCGGATACGGCTTGATTCCTATTGCTGATAAGAATCAAGGTGGGGATTTATTGGACCGCGTCATTATGATTCGCAGACAATGCGCGATTGAACTTGGCATTGTGGTGCCTGTCATACGAATCCGCGACAATATTCAACTCTTTCCAAATCAATATGTCATTAAGATAAAAGGTAACCGAGTGGCTTCAGGTGAGATTATGCTTGATCACTACTTGGCAATGAGTCCTGGAGTTGATGACGAAAGCATTGAAGGTATTGCGACGGTAGAACCGGCATTCGGGATGCCAGCATTATGGGTCAATGAAGAAATGAAAGAAGAAGCGGAGATGGCAGGATATGCAATTGTCGATCCACCTTCTGTTGTTTCGACCCATCTAACGGAAGTTATCAAGAAACATGCCCACGAACTTATTGGCAGACAGGAAGTAAAAACCTTGGTTGAGAACATAAGAGAAAACTCTCCTGCCGTCATTGAGGAATTGATTCCAAACTTAATGGCAATAGGGGAAGTGCAAAAGGTTCTCATGAAGCTGCTGAAGGAAAAAGTGTCGATCCGAAATTTACTCGTTATTTTGGAAACGTTGGCAGACTACTCACCTCAAACGAAAGATACAGATGTATTGACGGAGTATGTGAGACAAGCTTTATCCAGACAAATCACTTTGCAATATACGAATCCTAATGAGGCATTACAGGTTATTACGGCAGGTGCAAGTCTCGAGAAGAAATTTGCAGAGTCTGTGCATCGTACTGAACAAGGGAGCTACTTATCGATTGACCCAGAAGCTTCACAAATCATTTTTCAAAAGATTTCGGAACAAGTCAATCAGCTTCAGCAGTCCGGTGTGCAGCCTATATTGCTGACATCGCCTGCAACCCGCATTTATATGCGCCAATTCGTCGAACAGTTTGCACCAGATCTTCCTGTCCTTTCTTATAATGAATTGGAACCGGAAGTAGAGATCCAAAGTGTTGGAGTCGTTAATATCTCAGGAGGGGTGGGTAGTTTCTCATGA
- the flhB gene encoding flagellar biosynthesis protein FlhB → MQKRYPLDLQFFASEKTEKATPQKRQESKRKGQVAKSAEVPAALIMLGGIMLLNFLGGWILDRLLAIFQINFTQYIGWEWSPENIRTLFEQMTFNAIMITAPIMIIAMVFGFLGNYIQVGSLFTTEPLKMKLERLNPIEGAKKIFSMRALVELLKSLLKIAIIGFAAFNVLWSAKEELFLLSQKSIGDSLSFIGSLVFKMGMVASIILLVLAIMDYMYQKYEFEKGIRMSKQDIKDEFKKAEGDPLIKSKIKERQRQMSMNRMIQDLPNADVLITNPTHYAIAIKYDAETMEAPMVIAMGKDHLALKIKEKAKELEIVIMENKPLARALYNQVEIGDYVPEELFLAVAEVLAYIYRLKGKIK, encoded by the coding sequence GTGCAAAAAAGATATCCTCTCGACTTACAGTTTTTTGCTTCGGAAAAGACGGAAAAAGCAACACCTCAAAAGAGGCAGGAGTCAAAACGAAAAGGCCAAGTGGCCAAAAGTGCTGAAGTACCTGCTGCACTAATTATGCTTGGTGGAATTATGTTGCTCAATTTTTTGGGTGGCTGGATACTGGATCGGCTTCTAGCAATCTTTCAAATCAATTTCACTCAGTATATTGGATGGGAGTGGAGCCCGGAAAATATTCGCACCTTGTTCGAACAAATGACGTTCAATGCAATAATGATCACGGCTCCAATTATGATTATTGCGATGGTATTCGGCTTTTTGGGGAATTACATTCAAGTTGGGTCTCTATTTACGACAGAGCCTCTCAAGATGAAGCTTGAACGTTTGAATCCGATAGAAGGTGCCAAGAAAATCTTTTCCATGCGTGCATTGGTGGAACTATTAAAGTCATTACTTAAAATCGCCATTATTGGTTTTGCCGCTTTTAATGTTTTATGGTCGGCAAAAGAAGAGTTGTTTTTACTCTCACAAAAAAGTATCGGCGATTCCTTGTCATTTATCGGTTCCCTGGTTTTCAAGATGGGGATGGTTGCATCAATTATCTTATTAGTTTTAGCCATAATGGATTACATGTATCAAAAGTATGAATTTGAAAAGGGCATTCGAATGTCTAAGCAAGACATCAAGGATGAATTCAAGAAGGCAGAGGGCGATCCTCTGATTAAATCCAAAATTAAAGAACGACAAAGACAAATGAGCATGAATCGAATGATTCAGGACTTGCCGAATGCAGATGTTCTGATTACAAACCCCACTCACTATGCAATTGCAATTAAGTATGATGCAGAAACCATGGAAGCGCCAATGGTCATTGCAATGGGGAAAGACCATCTTGCCCTGAAAATTAAAGAAAAAGCTAAAGAACTTGAAATTGTGATTATGGAAAATAAACCCCTTGCCCGTGCTCTATACAACCAAGTGGAAATAGGTGACTATGTTCCGGAAGAATTGTTCTTGGCGGTTGCAGAGGTTTTAGCATATATCTATCGCTTAAAAGGAAAGATTAAATGA
- a CDS encoding flagellar FlbD family protein, which produces MIQLTKLNRTPFTLNALYIERIESTPDTVVTLGSGKKVHVLESVEEVTNKVTAYYQKLNLLPSLQKPNWME; this is translated from the coding sequence ATGATCCAATTAACGAAACTTAATCGAACACCATTTACATTAAATGCTCTTTATATCGAAAGAATTGAATCCACTCCAGATACTGTGGTCACGTTGGGGTCAGGAAAGAAAGTACATGTTTTGGAGTCAGTTGAAGAAGTAACGAATAAAGTGACAGCCTACTATCAAAAATTAAACCTTTTGCCGAGTTTGCAGAAGCCAAACTGGATGGAATGA
- the fliY gene encoding flagellar motor switch phosphatase FliY, translated as MKTDKLSPDEIKGLLGQSGTDDETISESSLSKREMEALTELLNVSLGSSSAVLTTLFSQQVSFSTPKLSIRQNDQLLTNTKEPFIVVLGEYEGGINGLQILSLHVDDVQTMTNLIYTDSEENHIRKQFQVVEEVVQKMFTSVSQSMTTVLDQEVSHSLSSMDLIETLKDFPVAKFTDEKWFVEADFQLKIGTQENISLQLYIPVRLGKQVVEILTDLLEEGRHPEETKEMQFQSTTQTDVTTKTDESGSSPKIQSVQFSNFDESGSAHSEPNNLDMLLDIPLQVTVELGRTKRMVKEILSVSQGSIIELDKLAGEPVDILINNKLIAVGEVVVIDENFGVRVTDILSTAERISKLR; from the coding sequence ATGAAAACTGATAAGTTATCTCCAGATGAAATCAAAGGTTTACTGGGGCAAAGTGGAACGGACGATGAAACGATTTCCGAGAGTTCCCTATCGAAGCGTGAAATGGAAGCATTGACAGAGTTATTGAATGTATCACTGGGAAGTTCGTCTGCAGTGCTCACTACTCTATTTTCCCAGCAAGTAAGTTTCTCTACTCCAAAACTATCCATCAGACAAAATGATCAGTTATTAACCAATACAAAAGAGCCCTTCATCGTGGTTCTGGGAGAATATGAGGGTGGCATCAACGGCTTACAAATTCTTTCCCTACATGTAGATGATGTTCAGACCATGACAAACCTGATCTATACGGACAGCGAAGAGAACCATATCAGAAAACAATTTCAAGTGGTAGAAGAAGTGGTACAAAAAATGTTTACTTCTGTCTCACAATCAATGACTACGGTACTAGACCAAGAGGTTTCCCATTCCTTGTCATCGATGGACTTGATTGAAACACTGAAAGACTTCCCTGTTGCAAAATTTACAGATGAAAAATGGTTTGTAGAAGCAGATTTTCAACTGAAAATAGGTACTCAGGAAAATATCAGCCTTCAACTATATATTCCTGTCCGCTTGGGGAAACAAGTGGTAGAAATATTAACAGATTTATTGGAAGAAGGACGTCATCCAGAGGAGACAAAAGAAATGCAATTTCAATCCACTACTCAAACAGATGTAACTACTAAAACGGACGAATCAGGTTCATCACCTAAAATCCAATCTGTTCAATTTTCAAATTTCGATGAATCCGGCTCCGCACATTCAGAACCGAACAATTTGGACATGTTACTCGACATTCCACTTCAAGTAACGGTTGAACTGGGAAGAACGAAACGTATGGTGAAAGAAATTTTGAGTGTTTCCCAGGGCTCGATTATTGAACTTGATAAATTGGCAGGTGAACCTGTTGATATTTTAATCAATAACAAGTTAATCGCTGTAGGTGAAGTTGTCGTGATTGATGAAAATTTCGGCGTCCGTGTAACAGATATTTTAAGCACAGCAGAGCGTATTTCAAAACTACGATAA
- a CDS encoding flagellar hook capping FlgD N-terminal domain-containing protein, with protein sequence MNVNSSSTVKMPTAGATMHTEPQNGLGKDAFMQILVTQMKNQNPLEPMKDTEFIGQMAQFSSLEQLTNLNQAMNLFIGLQWRQSLSENADLIGNKVYWEREVNGELQSGEGIVKGLEIVNGELIVELEDNVKVPIDSIHRIEKESKTINEQEIV encoded by the coding sequence ATGAATGTGAATAGTTCTAGCACGGTCAAAATGCCGACGGCAGGCGCAACAATGCACACAGAGCCACAAAATGGACTTGGTAAAGATGCTTTCATGCAAATCCTTGTGACACAAATGAAGAACCAGAATCCATTGGAGCCGATGAAAGATACGGAATTCATCGGACAGATGGCTCAGTTCAGCAGTTTGGAACAGTTAACAAACTTGAATCAGGCAATGAATCTGTTTATTGGTCTTCAATGGAGACAGTCACTATCCGAAAACGCTGATTTAATTGGTAACAAGGTGTATTGGGAGCGGGAAGTAAACGGAGAGTTGCAGTCAGGTGAGGGGATTGTCAAGGGACTGGAAATCGTAAATGGGGAGTTAATAGTCGAGCTTGAGGATAACGTCAAGGTTCCAATCGACTCAATCCATCGTATTGAAAAAGAGTCAAAAACAATAAATGAACAGGAAATTGTCTAA
- the flhF gene encoding flagellar biosynthesis protein FlhF, with protein sequence MRLKTYVVNNMTEAIPKIKRDLGPDALILNTKQIKTGGYLGFFKKAKLEVIAAVEPAPSESKRVVSIKPEIQASEKEMDVDSELNKSVSPIDKNEGNLDELMSELKSLKQFMFQVIDEDRLPETLKALNKKLNAQGITAEVQSEIMAKLMLVLEQHPNTSEDKIKALAKREIIKLINAHKKRPSRRKADIICFIGPTGVGKTTTIAKIAADYLLSEDKKVGLITSDTYRIAAVEQLKTYAGILNIPIRVVESSVDLSAAIDDLSGCDIILMDTAGRNYQQKQYIDDLKQMLPDKKEIQINLVLSLTAKYEDMKKIIDNFQTIVMDQLILTKKDETSSSGAILNLIYHYSIPIRYIANGQNVPDDILTVTPELIANFVLEEDEND encoded by the coding sequence ATGAGGCTGAAAACGTATGTTGTCAATAATATGACCGAGGCCATACCCAAGATCAAAAGAGACTTGGGTCCGGACGCTCTTATTTTAAATACAAAGCAAATTAAAACAGGCGGTTACTTAGGCTTTTTCAAGAAAGCCAAACTTGAAGTAATTGCTGCAGTTGAGCCAGCACCAAGTGAATCAAAGCGAGTCGTATCAATCAAGCCTGAGATTCAAGCTTCTGAAAAGGAAATGGACGTGGATTCTGAGTTAAATAAATCAGTAAGTCCGATTGATAAGAATGAGGGAAATCTGGATGAGCTGATGAGTGAACTGAAAAGCCTGAAGCAGTTCATGTTCCAAGTGATTGATGAAGACCGTTTGCCAGAGACGTTAAAAGCACTAAATAAAAAATTAAATGCACAAGGAATTACCGCAGAAGTTCAATCGGAGATAATGGCTAAGCTGATGCTGGTTTTAGAACAGCATCCTAATACCTCTGAAGATAAAATTAAAGCTTTGGCTAAAAGAGAAATCATCAAGTTGATCAATGCCCATAAAAAAAGACCGAGCAGAAGAAAAGCAGATATCATTTGTTTTATTGGTCCAACCGGAGTAGGAAAGACCACAACCATTGCTAAAATAGCGGCTGATTATTTGCTGAGTGAAGATAAAAAAGTGGGACTGATTACGTCAGACACCTACCGGATTGCAGCAGTGGAGCAATTAAAAACGTATGCAGGCATTTTGAATATCCCAATCAGAGTAGTGGAATCTTCAGTCGACCTGAGTGCGGCTATAGATGATTTAAGCGGCTGCGATATCATTCTAATGGATACGGCCGGCAGAAACTATCAACAAAAACAGTATATTGATGATCTAAAGCAGATGCTTCCAGACAAGAAGGAAATACAAATTAATTTAGTGTTGAGCCTTACCGCCAAGTACGAGGATATGAAGAAAATCATTGATAATTTCCAAACAATTGTGATGGACCAGCTGATTTTGACAAAAAAAGATGAAACCAGTTCATCTGGTGCCATCTTGAACTTGATTTATCATTACTCAATCCCAATACGATATATTGCCAATGGCCAAAATGTTCCAGACGATATTCTTACCGTAACCCCTGAATTAATAGCAAACTTCGTATTAGAGGAAGATGAAAATGATTGA
- the fliQ gene encoding flagellar biosynthesis protein FliQ yields MTPDTVIKLAEQSIYMIIIISAPMLLIALAVGLIVSVFQAMTQIQEQTLAFIPKILAVFLSIVLFGPWMLTILLDFTRDLFQQLPQLIG; encoded by the coding sequence ATGACTCCAGATACGGTGATCAAATTAGCGGAACAATCGATATATATGATCATTATCATATCTGCTCCTATGCTATTAATTGCACTTGCTGTCGGACTGATTGTCAGTGTGTTCCAAGCGATGACACAAATTCAGGAACAGACACTTGCGTTCATTCCAAAAATATTGGCAGTGTTTTTGTCCATCGTGTTGTTTGGACCATGGATGCTGACGATATTATTGGATTTTACAAGAGATTTGTTCCAACAACTTCCGCAACTAATCGGATAG
- a CDS encoding flagellar biosynthetic protein FliO encodes MIQKRYVKVLAMILLFSLYVMLTPNLANAAKDPTVKESLAVEKQSDEKVEPVVDEELKPTQNTSLVTIIIKLIFYTLLILVMIYGLIKFLAVRQKKFQPNQAVKLMGGTPLGNNKSLQLVKVGDKVYLLGVADQVTLIKEFSNTDEISSIENDLEQQPNMLSNPIMNLSNSIVDFSKEKISKRLESKPTNGFEQLFKQSLNKQKSKQDQLKQDLNKVDDEKEGKSE; translated from the coding sequence TTGATTCAAAAAAGATATGTAAAAGTACTTGCGATGATTTTGCTTTTCTCTTTATATGTGATGTTGACCCCGAATTTGGCAAATGCTGCTAAAGATCCGACCGTAAAAGAATCTTTGGCTGTAGAAAAGCAGTCCGATGAAAAGGTAGAGCCGGTTGTTGATGAGGAGTTAAAGCCTACTCAAAACACTAGTCTAGTGACCATCATTATTAAACTTATATTCTATACGTTGCTGATTCTCGTCATGATTTATGGATTGATTAAGTTTCTGGCAGTAAGACAAAAAAAATTCCAACCAAATCAAGCAGTTAAATTAATGGGCGGAACTCCTTTAGGTAACAATAAATCACTTCAACTTGTAAAAGTAGGTGACAAGGTTTATTTACTGGGAGTGGCAGATCAAGTCACATTGATTAAGGAATTTTCAAATACGGATGAGATTAGCAGTATTGAGAATGATTTAGAGCAGCAACCAAATATGTTATCAAACCCGATCATGAATTTATCGAACTCGATCGTCGATTTTTCGAAAGAAAAGATAAGCAAGCGGTTGGAATCTAAACCTACAAATGGTTTTGAACAATTATTCAAGCAAAGCCTGAATAAACAAAAGAGTAAACAAGACCAACTCAAGCAAGATTTGAACAAAGTAGATGATGAAAAGGAAGGTAAATCAGAATGA
- a CDS encoding flagellar hook-basal body complex protein, producing the protein MLRSMYSGVSGMKGFQTKLDVIGNNISNVNTIGYKKSTINFQDLLSQNLSGSGVNSMQVGLGSMTSAINVIHNPGSFMTTGVGSDVAINGDGFFVVQDPTVPANSTADRYLTRAGNFVVNAQGNLVTSQGYNVIGRREPVTNPAIYEPIKIDSNTYESFSINLLGEVVGKDANGTETIIASIAIAQPDNPAGLNKSGGSLYELTSKADSQTLTQMIGTATTNNVEVGSGMLEMSNVDLTEEFTEMIIAQRGFQANSRTITTSDEILQEVVNLKR; encoded by the coding sequence ATGTTACGTTCAATGTATTCTGGAGTATCAGGTATGAAAGGTTTCCAAACAAAATTAGATGTGATCGGGAACAATATTTCGAATGTAAACACGATTGGATACAAAAAAAGCACAATCAACTTCCAGGATTTATTAAGTCAAAACTTATCAGGCAGTGGTGTTAATTCGATGCAAGTTGGTTTAGGATCAATGACTTCTGCAATCAATGTGATTCATAATCCAGGTTCATTTATGACAACTGGTGTTGGATCAGATGTGGCTATAAATGGCGATGGATTCTTCGTAGTTCAAGATCCAACGGTACCGGCTAATAGTACTGCAGATCGCTATTTGACTAGAGCTGGTAATTTTGTTGTTAATGCACAAGGGAATCTTGTTACTTCACAGGGCTACAATGTAATTGGTAGACGAGAACCTGTCACAAACCCTGCAATCTACGAACCAATTAAGATTGATTCGAATACTTATGAGTCCTTTAGCATCAATCTCTTAGGTGAAGTGGTTGGTAAAGATGCGAATGGAACAGAAACAATAATTGCTTCTATCGCAATTGCACAACCTGACAATCCAGCTGGACTAAATAAATCTGGCGGATCTTTGTATGAATTAACTTCTAAAGCTGATTCACAAACACTGACTCAAATGATTGGAACTGCAACGACAAATAATGTCGAAGTAGGTTCAGGCATGCTCGAAATGTCCAATGTTGATTTGACAGAGGAATTCACAGAAATGATTATTGCTCAACGTGGTTTCCAGGCAAACTCACGTACGATTACTACTTCTGATGAAATCTTACAAGAAGTCGTAAACTTGAAACGATAA
- the fliM gene encoding flagellar motor switch protein FliM: protein MDFLSDENIETILSSLKKEEPKPVKPSKERNVKTYDFKKAMRFSQDQIRTLNRIHENFARLLTSYLSTQLRTFVQISVTSVEQYPYEEFINNVQKKSILGVFKAPPLQGSMVMEFSPDVVYVTVDRLLGGQGNISLKSSDLTEIEISVIQRIFVKALISFQEAWSSVVKLSPEFKEIEVNPQFLTMFPPNETVILVALHAKIGDVEGIINICLPHVVLEQILPKLSARHWLANQKKNVVNQEVAALEKKLQATKLNVKAVLGRSTIDVGDFLNLKRGDVIRLNESYDAPVTILVDDKQKFFAQPGVSKGRMAVQVTEVHREGDEFDEN, encoded by the coding sequence GTGGATTTCTTATCAGATGAAAATATTGAGACCATTCTATCGTCCTTGAAAAAGGAAGAACCTAAACCGGTTAAACCTAGCAAGGAAAGAAATGTTAAAACATACGACTTTAAAAAGGCAATGCGTTTTTCACAAGATCAAATTCGAACACTAAATAGAATACATGAAAACTTTGCCCGATTGCTGACATCCTATCTTTCTACACAGCTTCGTACATTCGTGCAGATTTCTGTTACATCTGTTGAGCAATATCCTTATGAGGAATTTATCAATAATGTTCAGAAGAAATCCATTTTGGGTGTTTTTAAAGCGCCACCGCTTCAAGGAAGCATGGTTATGGAATTCTCTCCGGATGTGGTGTATGTCACTGTGGATAGATTGCTTGGTGGACAAGGGAACATCTCCTTAAAAAGCAGCGATTTAACGGAAATTGAAATCAGTGTGATTCAACGGATTTTTGTTAAGGCACTGATCAGTTTTCAAGAAGCCTGGTCGTCTGTAGTGAAACTGTCTCCGGAGTTCAAAGAAATAGAAGTGAATCCTCAGTTCTTAACCATGTTCCCGCCTAATGAAACAGTTATTTTAGTAGCATTACATGCAAAAATTGGTGATGTTGAAGGAATCATCAATATTTGTTTGCCGCATGTAGTGTTGGAGCAAATTTTACCGAAGTTATCTGCTCGCCATTGGTTGGCCAATCAGAAAAAAAACGTGGTCAATCAGGAAGTTGCAGCATTGGAGAAAAAATTGCAAGCCACGAAACTAAATGTTAAAGCGGTATTAGGTCGATCAACGATAGACGTTGGCGATTTTTTGAATCTTAAACGCGGTGATGTCATTCGCTTAAATGAGTCTTACGATGCTCCTGTAACAATATTGGTAGATGATAAACAGAAATTTTTTGCACAACCTGGGGTTTCGAAAGGACGAATGGCTGTGCAAGTAACCGAAGTTCATAGAGAAGGAGATGAATTCGATGAAAACTGA
- the fliR gene encoding flagellar biosynthetic protein FliR: MNTIFEMYPYLLLIFVRLTSFFLVAPLFSMKGVPNQFKIGLGFFISLIALSGMDAEEALLMDSYYILLIIKELAVGIALGFTAALLLYTVQIAGAFIDFQMGFAIASVMDPQTGSQVPIIGHFKYILALLFLLTVNGHHLMLDGVMQSFKSFPVESVSFSADFGDITHFFTTLFVEMFVIALQIALPIVGALFLIDVALGILAKTVPQLNIFAVGLPLKIFVGFIMLLLSMPIFFYLLQILFEKIMVSMSQLIKLMGGP; the protein is encoded by the coding sequence ATGAATACTATTTTTGAGATGTACCCATATCTACTGCTGATCTTTGTTCGATTAACTAGTTTTTTCCTCGTTGCGCCTTTATTTTCAATGAAAGGTGTTCCGAACCAATTCAAGATTGGATTGGGGTTTTTCATTTCATTAATTGCTTTATCCGGCATGGACGCTGAAGAAGCACTTCTAATGGATTCCTATTACATCCTGCTGATCATAAAAGAACTTGCAGTAGGCATCGCACTTGGCTTTACAGCAGCATTATTGTTATACACAGTTCAAATAGCGGGGGCATTCATCGATTTTCAGATGGGCTTTGCCATTGCCAGTGTGATGGATCCGCAAACAGGCAGTCAGGTGCCGATTATTGGTCACTTCAAATATATCTTGGCACTGCTTTTTTTATTGACCGTTAATGGACATCATTTAATGCTGGATGGAGTCATGCAAAGCTTCAAGTCATTTCCGGTTGAATCTGTTTCCTTCTCGGCTGATTTTGGTGACATCACTCATTTTTTCACGACATTATTTGTAGAAATGTTCGTCATCGCCTTGCAGATCGCATTACCGATTGTTGGTGCACTGTTTCTGATTGATGTAGCTCTTGGCATTTTAGCCAAGACCGTCCCACAATTAAACATTTTTGCAGTCGGGTTGCCATTGAAGATTTTTGTAGGGTTTATCATGTTATTACTTTCGATGCCCATTTTCTTTTACCTATTACAAATCCTGTTCGAAAAAATAATGGTAAGCATGTCTCAGCTGATCAAGTTGATGGGAGGACCATAA
- the fliP gene encoding flagellar type III secretion system pore protein FliP (The bacterial flagellar biogenesis protein FliP forms a type III secretion system (T3SS)-type pore required for flagellar assembly.) → MMMTNFLLSLSIPGINFGTDAPGDVSITLQILFLMTILSLAPGILIMLTCFTRIIIVLSFVRTGLGTQSMPPNQVLVGLALFMTFFIMTPVINEVNETALQPYLAGDLAQEKALNTAVIPIKEFMAEHTRQKDLALFFKYAGLEKPDSIEDIPLTSLIPAFAISELKTAFQIGFVIFIPFLIIDMVVASTLMAMGMMMLPPVMISLPFKILLFVLVDGWYLIIESLLVSF, encoded by the coding sequence ATGATGATGACAAACTTCCTTCTTTCACTTAGCATTCCTGGCATCAATTTTGGTACGGATGCGCCGGGAGATGTTTCCATTACATTGCAGATTTTGTTCCTGATGACCATCCTTTCACTGGCTCCAGGAATCTTGATCATGCTCACGTGTTTTACTCGAATCATCATCGTGTTGTCATTTGTTCGTACCGGTTTAGGGACACAGTCTATGCCACCGAACCAAGTGTTAGTGGGACTAGCCCTGTTTATGACCTTTTTCATTATGACGCCAGTAATTAATGAAGTTAACGAAACGGCCTTACAGCCATATCTGGCGGGGGATCTCGCACAAGAGAAGGCGTTGAATACTGCAGTGATTCCAATTAAGGAATTTATGGCAGAACATACGCGACAAAAAGATCTCGCTTTGTTTTTTAAATACGCTGGTTTGGAAAAGCCAGACAGCATTGAAGATATCCCGTTAACCTCGCTTATTCCGGCGTTTGCCATCAGTGAGTTGAAGACTGCATTTCAAATTGGCTTTGTCATATTTATCCCGTTCTTGATCATCGATATGGTTGTTGCCAGTACGTTAATGGCCATGGGGATGATGATGTTGCCTCCGGTTATGATTTCGTTGCCTTTCAAGATACTGTTGTTTGTTCTGGTTGATGGCTGGTATTTAATTATAGAATCGCTGCTTGTCAGCTTTTAG